From the genome of Mugil cephalus isolate CIBA_MC_2020 chromosome 2, CIBA_Mcephalus_1.1, whole genome shotgun sequence, one region includes:
- the alkbh5 gene encoding RNA demethylase ALKBH5 codes for MAASGYSDLREKLKSMTPHRDDYKNKYVDGVNNGSGKGRKRKYRESDDDEYDHSDDSAELREQEARRVKSSILQKSIFTPEECALIEEKIDEVVASGEAGLYREHTVDRAPLRNKYFFGEGYTYGAQLEKRGPGQERLYRKGEVDEIPSWVHELVIKRLVSNGVIPDGFVNSAVINDYQPGGCIVSHVDPLHIFARPIVSVSFFSDSALCFGCRFQFKPIRVSEPVFVLPVRRGSVTVLSGYAADDITHCIRPQDIKERRAVIILRKTRPDAPRLDSDSPLSSSPAERPGPLKAKRSHRRADPDAAHRPRVLEMDKEENRRPSLSHHRRHSISSENYWRRGQDYDKHRETSGRKVKMRRH; via the exons ATGGCAGCTAGCGGATACTCCGACCTGAGGGAGAAGCTCAAATCCATGACTCCGCACAGGGACgactacaaaaacaaatacgtGGACGGGGTGAATAACGGCAGCGGCAAGGGCCGAAAGCGAAAGTACCGGGAGTCCGACGACGACGAGTACGACCACAGCGATGACAGCGCCGAGCTCCGCGAGCAGGAGGCCCGGCGCGTGAAGAGCAGCATCCTGCAGAAGAGCATCTTCACGCCGGAGGAGTGCGCCCTCATCGAGGAGAAGATCGACGAGGTGGTCGCCAGCGGAGAGGCTGGACTTTACCGCGAGCACACCGTGGACCGGGCACCCCTGCGCAATAAGTACTTCTTCGGGGAGGGTTACACGTACGGAGCCCAGCTGGAGAAGCGGGGACCGGGGCAGGAGCGGCTGTACCGCAAAGGAGAGGTGGATGAGATCCCGAGCTGGGTGCATGAGCTGGTGATCAAGCGGCTCGTCTCTAACGGGGTGATCCCGGATGGGTTCGTCAACAGCGCGGTGATCAACGATTACCAGCCCGGCGGCTGCATCGTGTCTCATGTGGACCCGTTGCACATCTTCGCGCGGCCCATCGTCTCGGTGTCTTTCTTCAGTGACAGCGCGCTCTGCTTCGGCTGCCGCTTCCAGTTCAAACCGATCCGGGTGTCGGAGCCCGTGTTCGTGCTGCCTGTGAGGAGAGGGAGCGTCACGGTGCTCAG tgGCTATGCTGCTGATGACATTACTCACTGCATCCGGCCCCAAGACATCAAGGAGCGGCGGGCAGTGATCATCCTCAGAAA GACCAGACCGGACGCCCCTCGCCTGGACTCCGACAGCCCTTTAAGCTCCTCTCCTGCTGAGAGACCCGGTCCCCTGAAAGCCAAGCGCTCACATCGCAGAGCAGACCCCGATGCTGCCCACAG GCCGAGGGTTCTGGAGATGGACAAAGAGGAGAACAGACGTCCTTCGCTCTCCCATCATCGGCGTCACAGCATCAGCTCAGAGAACTACTGGCGGCGTGGCCAGGACTACGACAAACACCGGGAGACTTCAGGCCGCAAAGTCAAAATGAGACGCCACTGA
- the mief2 gene encoding mitochondrial dynamics protein MID49 isoform X1, which produces MIWIRLANHDKEAMNFQGSRRRGEDGVAMVIDFLLSNARLVLGVGGAALLGIATLAVKRLIERAGRAADDEKVEQKMAESWEELSLVSASPTLLRKGIEGVVMKHVAKATRQQKDALSQSADLCQQPQTSPLEVQPKPESKSKRLQLCVLSLQERLQQYYHTRAALAPLEVQRAQSLALDICTEIQAFMHSRHPDMPLGEMSLGGSLLDDLQVVSADHACLMVPLQLEASLWRLIPGEETLLTHPLHWMVRRVNLEYFPRGRSYWDRYLVGGYLSAEAVVNMFSKAIMESMNWLSISSTLDCLVRPVPGGPDLRLEIRPDDEKGAMCSDQPLFVTVLPLLREGDVVLTAQTELTSPWVNAWHLSLYPWENQRLSQLDEADGGCRRHALKILKAACRLNPALRPLEAAPLANLILHLSDGEGDWSESSLDVRFQQCITELIGYLEQGALHSYFKPAVNLLSSLSEDQVDQMGFMLYCAVSEPEILLI; this is translated from the exons ATGATTTGGATCAGATTG GCTAACCACGACAAGGAGGCGATGAACTTCCAGGGCAGTCGGAGGCGAGGGGAAGATGGCGTCGCCATGGTGATCGACTTTCTCCTGTCTAACGCTCGGCTGGTCCTGGGCGTCGGAGGAGCTGCTTTGCTGGGCATCGCTACGTTGGCGGTGAAACGG CTGATAGAGCGCGCAGGCCGCGCAGCGGACGACGAAAAGGTGGAGCAGAAGATGGCTGAGAGCTGGGAGGAGCTGAGTCTGGTCTCGGCTTCCCCGACGCTCCTCAGGAAGGGCATAGAGGGCGTTGTGATGAAGCATGTTGCCAAAGCGACCAGGCAGCAGAAGG ATGCTCTTTCTCAATCAGCTGATCTCTGCCAACAACCTCAGACGTCGCCTCTGGAGGTGCAGCCCAAACCCGAGTCAAAGTCCAAGAGGCTCCAGCTGTGCGTCCTCAGTTTGCAG GAGCGTCTGCAGCAGTACTATCACACAAGGGCTGCGCTCGCTCCCCTGGAGGTCCAGAGGGCTCAGTCTCTGGCTCTGGACATCTGCACCGAGATCCAGGCCTTCATGCACAGCCGTCACCCGGACATGCCGCTGGGAGAAATGAGCCTCGGAGGCTCTTTACTCGACGACCTGCAG gtggTCAGCGCGGACCACGCCTGTCTGATGGTGcctctgcagctggaagctTCTCTGTGGCGTCTCATCCCAGGAGAGGAGACGCTGCTCACGCACCCTCTGCACTGGATGGTCCGCCGGGTCAATCTGGAGTATTTCCCCAGAGGACGCAGTTACTGGGACAG GTACTTGGTGGGAGGTTATCTGTCTGCAGAAGCTGTGGTGAACATGTTCAGTAAGGCCATCATGGAAAGTATGAATTGGCTGTCAATCAGCAGCACCTTGGACTGCCTCGTCAGACCTGTCCCCGGAGGACCGGACCTGAGACTGGAGATCCG GCCTGACGATGAAAAAGGAGCCATGTGCAGCGACCAGCCCCTGTTCGTGACCGTCCTGCCTCTGCTGAGGGAGGGCGACGTGGTCCTGACCGCCCAGACTGAGCTCACCTCTCCCTGGGTGAACGCCTGGCACCTCTCCCTCTACCCGTGGGAGAACCAGCGCCTGTCTCAACTCGACGAAGCCGACGGCGGCTGCCGCAGACACGCTCTGAAGATCCTGAAGGCGGCGTGCAGACTGAACCCGGCCCTGCGACCGCTCGAAGCCGCGCCGCTGGCCAACCTCATCCTGCACCTCAGCGACGGCGAGGGCGACTGGTCTGAGAGCAGCCTGGACGTCCGGTTCCAGCAGTGCATCACGGAGCTGATCGGCTACCTCGAACAAGGGGCGCTGCACAGTTACTTCAAACCCGCTGTCAATCTGCTGAGCAGCTTGTCAGAGGACCAGGTGGACCAGATGGGCTTCATGCTTTACTGCGCCGTGTCGGAGCCTGAAATACTCCTCATTTAA
- the mief2 gene encoding mitochondrial dynamics protein MID49 isoform X3, which translates to MNFQGSRRRGEDGVAMVIDFLLSNARLVLGVGGAALLGIATLAVKRLIERAGRAADDEKVEQKMAESWEELSLVSASPTLLRKGIEGVVMKHVAKATRQQKDALSQSADLCQQPQTSPLEVQPKPESKSKRLQLCVLSLQERLQQYYHTRAALAPLEVQRAQSLALDICTEIQAFMHSRHPDMPLGEMSLGGSLLDDLQVVSADHACLMVPLQLEASLWRLIPGEETLLTHPLHWMVRRVNLEYFPRGRSYWDRYLVGGYLSAEAVVNMFSKAIMESMNWLSISSTLDCLVRPVPGGPDLRLEIRPDDEKGAMCSDQPLFVTVLPLLREGDVVLTAQTELTSPWVNAWHLSLYPWENQRLSQLDEADGGCRRHALKILKAACRLNPALRPLEAAPLANLILHLSDGEGDWSESSLDVRFQQCITELIGYLEQGALHSYFKPAVNLLSSLSEDQVDQMGFMLYCAVSEPEILLI; encoded by the exons ATGAACTTCCAGGGCAGTCGGAGGCGAGGGGAAGATGGCGTCGCCATGGTGATCGACTTTCTCCTGTCTAACGCTCGGCTGGTCCTGGGCGTCGGAGGAGCTGCTTTGCTGGGCATCGCTACGTTGGCGGTGAAACGG CTGATAGAGCGCGCAGGCCGCGCAGCGGACGACGAAAAGGTGGAGCAGAAGATGGCTGAGAGCTGGGAGGAGCTGAGTCTGGTCTCGGCTTCCCCGACGCTCCTCAGGAAGGGCATAGAGGGCGTTGTGATGAAGCATGTTGCCAAAGCGACCAGGCAGCAGAAGG ATGCTCTTTCTCAATCAGCTGATCTCTGCCAACAACCTCAGACGTCGCCTCTGGAGGTGCAGCCCAAACCCGAGTCAAAGTCCAAGAGGCTCCAGCTGTGCGTCCTCAGTTTGCAG GAGCGTCTGCAGCAGTACTATCACACAAGGGCTGCGCTCGCTCCCCTGGAGGTCCAGAGGGCTCAGTCTCTGGCTCTGGACATCTGCACCGAGATCCAGGCCTTCATGCACAGCCGTCACCCGGACATGCCGCTGGGAGAAATGAGCCTCGGAGGCTCTTTACTCGACGACCTGCAG gtggTCAGCGCGGACCACGCCTGTCTGATGGTGcctctgcagctggaagctTCTCTGTGGCGTCTCATCCCAGGAGAGGAGACGCTGCTCACGCACCCTCTGCACTGGATGGTCCGCCGGGTCAATCTGGAGTATTTCCCCAGAGGACGCAGTTACTGGGACAG GTACTTGGTGGGAGGTTATCTGTCTGCAGAAGCTGTGGTGAACATGTTCAGTAAGGCCATCATGGAAAGTATGAATTGGCTGTCAATCAGCAGCACCTTGGACTGCCTCGTCAGACCTGTCCCCGGAGGACCGGACCTGAGACTGGAGATCCG GCCTGACGATGAAAAAGGAGCCATGTGCAGCGACCAGCCCCTGTTCGTGACCGTCCTGCCTCTGCTGAGGGAGGGCGACGTGGTCCTGACCGCCCAGACTGAGCTCACCTCTCCCTGGGTGAACGCCTGGCACCTCTCCCTCTACCCGTGGGAGAACCAGCGCCTGTCTCAACTCGACGAAGCCGACGGCGGCTGCCGCAGACACGCTCTGAAGATCCTGAAGGCGGCGTGCAGACTGAACCCGGCCCTGCGACCGCTCGAAGCCGCGCCGCTGGCCAACCTCATCCTGCACCTCAGCGACGGCGAGGGCGACTGGTCTGAGAGCAGCCTGGACGTCCGGTTCCAGCAGTGCATCACGGAGCTGATCGGCTACCTCGAACAAGGGGCGCTGCACAGTTACTTCAAACCCGCTGTCAATCTGCTGAGCAGCTTGTCAGAGGACCAGGTGGACCAGATGGGCTTCATGCTTTACTGCGCCGTGTCGGAGCCTGAAATACTCCTCATTTAA
- the mief2 gene encoding mitochondrial dynamics protein MID49 isoform X2, whose amino-acid sequence MIWIRLANHDKEAMNFQGSRRRGEDGVAMVIDFLLSNARLVLGVGGAALLGIATLAVKRLIERAGRAADDEKVEQKMAESWEELSLVSASPTLLRKGIEGVVMKHVAKATRQQKADLCQQPQTSPLEVQPKPESKSKRLQLCVLSLQERLQQYYHTRAALAPLEVQRAQSLALDICTEIQAFMHSRHPDMPLGEMSLGGSLLDDLQVVSADHACLMVPLQLEASLWRLIPGEETLLTHPLHWMVRRVNLEYFPRGRSYWDRYLVGGYLSAEAVVNMFSKAIMESMNWLSISSTLDCLVRPVPGGPDLRLEIRPDDEKGAMCSDQPLFVTVLPLLREGDVVLTAQTELTSPWVNAWHLSLYPWENQRLSQLDEADGGCRRHALKILKAACRLNPALRPLEAAPLANLILHLSDGEGDWSESSLDVRFQQCITELIGYLEQGALHSYFKPAVNLLSSLSEDQVDQMGFMLYCAVSEPEILLI is encoded by the exons ATGATTTGGATCAGATTG GCTAACCACGACAAGGAGGCGATGAACTTCCAGGGCAGTCGGAGGCGAGGGGAAGATGGCGTCGCCATGGTGATCGACTTTCTCCTGTCTAACGCTCGGCTGGTCCTGGGCGTCGGAGGAGCTGCTTTGCTGGGCATCGCTACGTTGGCGGTGAAACGG CTGATAGAGCGCGCAGGCCGCGCAGCGGACGACGAAAAGGTGGAGCAGAAGATGGCTGAGAGCTGGGAGGAGCTGAGTCTGGTCTCGGCTTCCCCGACGCTCCTCAGGAAGGGCATAGAGGGCGTTGTGATGAAGCATGTTGCCAAAGCGACCAGGCAGCAGAAGG CTGATCTCTGCCAACAACCTCAGACGTCGCCTCTGGAGGTGCAGCCCAAACCCGAGTCAAAGTCCAAGAGGCTCCAGCTGTGCGTCCTCAGTTTGCAG GAGCGTCTGCAGCAGTACTATCACACAAGGGCTGCGCTCGCTCCCCTGGAGGTCCAGAGGGCTCAGTCTCTGGCTCTGGACATCTGCACCGAGATCCAGGCCTTCATGCACAGCCGTCACCCGGACATGCCGCTGGGAGAAATGAGCCTCGGAGGCTCTTTACTCGACGACCTGCAG gtggTCAGCGCGGACCACGCCTGTCTGATGGTGcctctgcagctggaagctTCTCTGTGGCGTCTCATCCCAGGAGAGGAGACGCTGCTCACGCACCCTCTGCACTGGATGGTCCGCCGGGTCAATCTGGAGTATTTCCCCAGAGGACGCAGTTACTGGGACAG GTACTTGGTGGGAGGTTATCTGTCTGCAGAAGCTGTGGTGAACATGTTCAGTAAGGCCATCATGGAAAGTATGAATTGGCTGTCAATCAGCAGCACCTTGGACTGCCTCGTCAGACCTGTCCCCGGAGGACCGGACCTGAGACTGGAGATCCG GCCTGACGATGAAAAAGGAGCCATGTGCAGCGACCAGCCCCTGTTCGTGACCGTCCTGCCTCTGCTGAGGGAGGGCGACGTGGTCCTGACCGCCCAGACTGAGCTCACCTCTCCCTGGGTGAACGCCTGGCACCTCTCCCTCTACCCGTGGGAGAACCAGCGCCTGTCTCAACTCGACGAAGCCGACGGCGGCTGCCGCAGACACGCTCTGAAGATCCTGAAGGCGGCGTGCAGACTGAACCCGGCCCTGCGACCGCTCGAAGCCGCGCCGCTGGCCAACCTCATCCTGCACCTCAGCGACGGCGAGGGCGACTGGTCTGAGAGCAGCCTGGACGTCCGGTTCCAGCAGTGCATCACGGAGCTGATCGGCTACCTCGAACAAGGGGCGCTGCACAGTTACTTCAAACCCGCTGTCAATCTGCTGAGCAGCTTGTCAGAGGACCAGGTGGACCAGATGGGCTTCATGCTTTACTGCGCCGTGTCGGAGCCTGAAATACTCCTCATTTAA